From a region of the [Eubacterium] eligens ATCC 27750 genome:
- a CDS encoding Cof-type HAD-IIB family hydrolase: protein MNTDIKLVALDLDRTTLNSESHLSEVNRQALIDAISNGVHVCIASGRAFDTLPEDIISVPGIEYAITSNGAAIYRIAGKECLKSYLLTPSSVKTILNLTANDTVTYEAFIKGQAFASTEYIRHPEKYGATEHSLAYVKKTRILKDDIKDFILEHCHELDSLDIVVGNEELKKNIMDRIRNATDEVYMTSSISQLLEISYKDAGKKSGVKFLTEYLGLSRENVAAFGDADNDTDMIEYAGTGIAMENAAPHLKQIADHITLHHDKDGVAYAFRNILNIC from the coding sequence ATGAATACAGATATTAAACTTGTGGCTCTTGATTTAGACAGGACAACTCTTAATTCAGAAAGCCATCTATCAGAAGTAAACAGACAGGCATTAATCGATGCCATAAGCAACGGAGTGCATGTATGTATCGCAAGCGGACGTGCATTTGACACACTGCCTGAGGATATCATATCAGTTCCTGGAATTGAATATGCAATAACCAGCAACGGTGCAGCAATTTACAGAATTGCAGGTAAGGAATGTCTTAAATCATATCTTCTAACTCCATCGTCAGTAAAGACAATCCTTAACCTTACAGCCAATGACACAGTTACATATGAAGCATTTATAAAAGGACAGGCCTTCGCTTCAACAGAGTATATCAGACACCCTGAAAAATACGGTGCTACAGAACACTCACTTGCCTATGTTAAGAAAACAAGAATCCTAAAAGATGATATTAAAGACTTTATACTTGAACACTGTCATGAACTGGACAGTTTAGATATAGTAGTCGGCAACGAAGAATTAAAGAAAAACATAATGGACAGAATACGCAATGCAACTGACGAAGTGTACATGACAAGTTCTATCAGCCAGCTTCTTGAGATATCATATAAAGACGCCGGCAAAAAATCAGGTGTTAAGTTCTTAACAGAATACCTCGGTCTGTCCCGTGAAAATGTAGCCGCCTTCGGTGACGCAGACAACGACACAGACATGATAGAATACGCCGGAACCGGTATCGCAATGGAAAACGCCGCCCCTCACCTGAAACAAATAGCCGACCACATAACCCTCCACCACGATAAAGACGGCGTAGCATACGCATTCCGCAATATACTTAATATATGTTAA
- a CDS encoding NAD(P)/FAD-dependent oxidoreductase, with translation MYDLMIIGSGPAGISAALTAKARNLNFIWFGSRALSTKIEKAEKIMNYPGLPAVTGSEMQSVFLKQIDDCGITITESQVNSIYDCGGYFAAGADNEIYEAKAVIMTVGMTTTREIEGEARLLGCGVSYCATCDGALYKNKDIAVICASPKFEDEVTFLAGLANHIYLFTPYKETTLQYDNITHFNGLPASVDGDKKVASVTFKGEAIPVSGAFFLKDSINPGVLLSGLDMAGGHIIVDRTQMTNIDGVYAAGDCTGRPYQYAKAVGEGNVAVHSVLEYLKEHKDN, from the coding sequence ATGTATGACCTTATGATAATCGGCAGCGGACCTGCGGGAATATCTGCTGCACTCACTGCTAAAGCAAGAAATCTTAACTTTATATGGTTTGGTTCAAGAGCACTAAGCACTAAGATAGAGAAAGCCGAGAAAATCATGAATTATCCTGGACTTCCTGCTGTTACAGGAAGCGAAATGCAGTCTGTGTTCTTAAAGCAGATTGACGACTGTGGCATTACTATAACAGAGTCACAGGTTAATTCCATATATGACTGCGGCGGTTATTTTGCAGCCGGTGCTGATAATGAGATATATGAAGCCAAAGCTGTCATAATGACTGTTGGTATGACAACAACAAGAGAGATTGAAGGTGAAGCAAGGCTTTTAGGTTGTGGCGTAAGTTATTGTGCTACATGTGATGGAGCATTATATAAGAATAAGGATATTGCTGTTATATGTGCATCACCTAAATTCGAGGATGAAGTAACATTTTTAGCAGGACTTGCTAATCATATATATCTTTTCACACCTTATAAGGAAACCACGTTACAATATGATAACATAACGCATTTTAACGGACTTCCTGCAAGTGTTGACGGAGATAAGAAGGTTGCTTCAGTAACTTTCAAGGGAGAAGCTATCCCTGTAAGCGGAGCTTTCTTCTTAAAGGATTCTATCAATCCGGGTGTATTATTATCAGGACTTGATATGGCTGGTGGACATATTATTGTTGACAGAACTCAGATGACTAACATTGATGGTGTATATGCAGCAGGTGACTGTACAGGCAGACCTTATCAGTATGCCAAGGCTGTTGGTGAAGGAAATGTTGCTGTACACAGCGTACTTGAATATCTTAAAGAACATAAAGATAATTAG
- a CDS encoding NUDIX hydrolase, with protein sequence MGEIWDIYDVDKQLTGRTMKRNDWNMKDGDYHLTVLGIIKRPDNTFLITQRVLTKAWAPGHWEVSGGACQAGETSFQAVCREVLEETGVDVSQADGGFEFSYRRDNPEEKDNYFVDIYKFNMDITEADIHLQTEETAGFRFATADEIKAIADRGEFLHYDSIRKVFE encoded by the coding sequence ATGGGCGAGATATGGGATATCTATGATGTCGATAAACAACTTACAGGCCGTACTATGAAACGTAATGACTGGAACATGAAAGATGGGGACTATCACCTGACTGTTCTTGGCATAATCAAAAGACCTGATAATACATTTTTAATAACACAGAGAGTCTTAACTAAAGCATGGGCACCGGGGCACTGGGAAGTCTCAGGCGGTGCATGCCAGGCTGGAGAGACATCTTTTCAGGCTGTCTGCCGTGAAGTATTAGAAGAAACCGGCGTTGATGTATCACAGGCTGATGGCGGCTTTGAATTTTCTTACAGAAGAGATAATCCTGAAGAAAAGGATAATTATTTTGTTGATATCTATAAGTTTAACATGGATATTACAGAAGCAGATATACATTTACAGACAGAAGAAACTGCCGGTTTCAGATTTGCTACAGCAGACGAAATCAAGGCTATCGCTGACAGGGGAGAATTTCTTCATTACGACAGCATAAGGAAGGTTTTTGAATAA
- a CDS encoding ABC transporter ATP-binding protein — protein sequence MLKYLKKYWLFAILAPLFMVGEVLADLVQPRLMSTIVDEGVLGLSNNGVGNLNLVLTEGLKMIIFVILGGLSGILCGVCSNIASQNFGNDLRKDAFKKIMSFSFEQTDKFSTGSLITRITNDITQLQNFIQMSMRGFIRTFMLFAGGIICMLSLNLSFGAVIACALPLVTICVIYFLSKANPLFSKLQQKLDNVNNVMQENVSGFRVVKAYVKEDYEKERFGKSNDDLVNTQLNVLMIFSYMQPIMNIILNLSVVAVIKVGGIQVSSGSVTPGNVMAAITYVTQSLNAVMRMTNMFQTASRGIASGRRINEVLACEPSIKNGSFDGKPSVKGKIEFKNVTFAYPLTGDKKILDNINLVINPGETIGILGETGCGKTSLINLIPRFYDVCEGSVLVDDIDVREYNLKNLRERISVALQKSEIFQSTIKENIQWGRENATENDIANAASIAQAMEFISTSADGFDTLVTQQGTSLSGGQKQRVAISRTILKQAEIIIFDDATSALDLKTEANLYSMLKNAYPDTTKIIIAQRIASVKDADRIVILDDGHISAVGTHEELLKNSAIYQDIYNSQLNKK from the coding sequence ATGCTGAAATATCTTAAAAAATACTGGCTTTTTGCCATTCTTGCACCTTTATTCATGGTGGGCGAGGTTCTTGCGGACCTCGTTCAGCCTCGTTTAATGAGCACCATCGTGGATGAAGGTGTTTTAGGTTTATCAAATAACGGTGTTGGGAATCTGAATCTTGTACTTACCGAAGGACTTAAGATGATAATATTCGTAATTCTTGGCGGATTATCTGGTATCTTATGTGGTGTGTGTTCTAATATTGCATCACAGAATTTCGGTAATGATCTAAGAAAAGACGCATTCAAAAAGATTATGTCATTCTCATTCGAACAGACTGACAAATTCTCTACAGGTTCGCTTATCACGCGAATTACCAACGATATAACACAGCTTCAGAATTTCATACAGATGAGCATGCGTGGTTTTATAAGGACATTTATGCTTTTTGCTGGCGGCATAATATGCATGTTATCCCTTAACTTAAGCTTTGGTGCAGTAATCGCGTGCGCCCTGCCGCTTGTAACCATATGTGTTATATATTTTCTTTCTAAAGCTAATCCACTTTTTTCCAAGCTTCAGCAGAAGCTCGACAATGTTAATAATGTGATGCAGGAAAATGTATCAGGCTTCCGTGTTGTCAAAGCATATGTTAAAGAAGATTACGAAAAAGAACGGTTCGGAAAATCCAATGACGACCTTGTAAATACTCAGCTTAATGTGCTGATGATTTTCTCATATATGCAGCCAATTATGAATATTATTCTCAACCTGTCTGTAGTTGCAGTTATCAAGGTCGGTGGTATTCAGGTTTCCAGCGGTTCTGTTACACCAGGTAATGTCATGGCAGCAATTACATATGTCACGCAGTCACTTAATGCGGTTATGCGAATGACTAATATGTTCCAGACTGCTTCAAGAGGTATTGCTTCAGGCAGACGAATTAATGAGGTGCTTGCCTGCGAGCCTTCTATCAAAAACGGTTCATTTGACGGAAAACCTTCAGTTAAGGGTAAGATTGAATTTAAAAATGTAACATTTGCATATCCATTAACTGGCGATAAGAAGATTCTTGATAATATTAATCTTGTTATCAATCCCGGCGAAACTATCGGTATTCTTGGTGAAACCGGCTGCGGTAAAACAAGTCTTATTAACCTGATTCCAAGATTCTATGATGTATGCGAAGGAAGCGTGCTTGTTGATGATATTGATGTAAGGGAATATAACCTTAAGAATCTGCGTGAGCGTATATCTGTCGCTCTGCAGAAAAGTGAAATATTCCAGAGCACAATTAAAGAGAACATCCAGTGGGGCCGTGAAAACGCAACTGAAAATGACATTGCAAATGCAGCTTCTATCGCACAGGCTATGGAATTTATCAGCACTTCAGCAGATGGATTTGACACTCTTGTAACACAACAGGGAACGAGTCTTTCCGGCGGTCAGAAGCAGAGAGTTGCCATAAGCCGTACAATTCTTAAACAGGCAGAGATTATTATATTTGATGATGCAACAAGTGCACTTGACTTAAAGACAGAAGCTAATCTGTATTCAATGCTTAAAAATGCATATCCGGACACTACTAAGATTATTATTGCACAGCGAATTGCCTCTGTTAAAGATGCTGACAGAATTGTAATTCTTGATGACGGACATATAAGTGCTGTCGGTACTCATGAGGAGCTGCTGAAAAACAGTGCTATATATCAGGATATATATAATTCGCAGTTGAATAAGAAGTAG
- the gltX gene encoding glutamate--tRNA ligase, with amino-acid sequence MNEQDCKKLAELLFPDVDKTPDYYEEKYPYRKLPNKAEVTRLGPSPTGFIHLGNLYSALADERIAHKNGGVFYLRIEDTDAKRTVEGAVDLVINSLRYFDIEFDEGAGFPDSDPVNAYGPYYQTQRVDIYHTFAKELVLKGLAYPCFCTEEELEAVRLQQETDKVLTGYYGKYAVCRDLSLETIEENLKAGKPYVLRLRSQGSPENEITFTDSIKGEIKLPENIHDVVLLKKDGIPTYHFAHAIDDHFMRTTTVVRGGEWLASVPIHYELFHVLGFKMPKYAHTAHLMKFDEETGGKRKLSKRKDPELSLDYYRKDGYHPYTMKVYLLTLLNSNFEEWHEKFPDKDINEFPFSVDKMSVSGALFDKEKLHNICKNELSKLSEDDLYEFLHNWALENEPEMEKVWFADKEKLLAILRLYMGVGAKRRRKDFMYAKQIFELISFFFDGESGERDEFRLVDDEVKAILNDYLAAYDHNDDNSMWFNKLKEIADKNGYASDMKAYKANPENFKGNVSDVAEVVRIAVTGRANTPDLWTIVHIMGEEQMKERISRFL; translated from the coding sequence ATGAACGAGCAGGATTGTAAGAAATTAGCAGAACTCTTATTCCCTGATGTGGATAAGACACCTGATTATTATGAGGAGAAATACCCATATAGAAAACTTCCTAATAAGGCAGAAGTAACAAGATTAGGTCCAAGCCCTACAGGCTTTATCCATCTTGGCAATCTCTACAGTGCTTTAGCTGATGAGAGAATCGCACACAAGAATGGTGGTGTATTCTACTTAAGAATTGAAGATACTGATGCCAAGAGAACTGTTGAAGGTGCTGTTGACCTTGTAATCAATTCTTTAAGATATTTTGATATTGAATTTGATGAAGGAGCAGGCTTCCCGGATTCTGACCCGGTTAATGCATACGGACCATATTATCAGACACAGAGAGTTGATATCTATCATACATTTGCAAAGGAACTTGTACTTAAAGGTCTTGCTTACCCTTGCTTCTGTACAGAGGAAGAGCTTGAGGCTGTAAGATTACAGCAGGAGACTGATAAGGTTCTTACTGGATATTATGGCAAATATGCTGTATGCCGTGACCTTTCTTTAGAGACTATCGAGGAAAATCTTAAGGCAGGAAAGCCTTATGTATTAAGACTTCGTTCACAGGGAAGTCCTGAGAATGAAATCACATTTACAGACAGCATTAAGGGAGAGATTAAGCTTCCAGAGAATATCCATGATGTAGTTCTTCTTAAGAAAGATGGTATTCCAACATATCATTTTGCACACGCAATTGATGACCACTTTATGAGAACTACTACAGTTGTACGTGGCGGTGAATGGCTTGCATCTGTTCCAATCCACTATGAATTATTCCATGTATTAGGCTTTAAGATGCCAAAATATGCACATACAGCACACCTTATGAAGTTTGATGAGGAGACTGGCGGAAAGAGAAAGTTATCTAAGAGAAAAGATCCGGAGCTTTCACTTGATTACTACAGAAAAGACGGATATCATCCATACACAATGAAGGTCTATCTTCTTACACTCCTTAACTCTAACTTTGAGGAATGGCATGAGAAGTTCCCTGACAAGGATATCAATGAATTCCCATTCTCAGTAGATAAGATGAGTGTTTCAGGTGCCTTATTTGATAAAGAAAAGCTTCATAACATCTGTAAGAATGAGCTTTCCAAGTTATCAGAGGATGATTTATATGAATTCCTTCACAACTGGGCATTAGAGAATGAACCTGAGATGGAAAAGGTATGGTTTGCTGACAAAGAGAAGTTACTTGCTATATTAAGACTTTACATGGGTGTTGGTGCTAAGAGAAGAAGAAAAGACTTCATGTATGCTAAGCAGATATTTGAACTTATCAGCTTCTTCTTTGATGGCGAGTCTGGTGAAAGAGATGAATTCAGATTAGTTGATGACGAGGTTAAGGCTATTCTTAATGATTACCTTGCAGCTTATGACCATAATGATGATAACAGCATGTGGTTTAACAAGCTTAAGGAAATAGCTGACAAGAACGGCTATGCTTCTGATATGAAGGCTTACAAGGCTAATCCGGAGAACTTCAAGGGTAATGTATCAGACGTTGCAGAGGTTGTAAGAATTGCTGTAACCGGCAGAGCTAATACACCTGATTTATGGACTATCGTTCATATCATGGGCGAAGAGCAGATGAAAGAGCGTATAAGCCGTTTCCTTTAA